From the Bdellovibrio reynosensis genome, one window contains:
- a CDS encoding glycosyltransferase family 2 protein — translation MDNISLYESLRQIFIQYGLPGIEYTAYYFIAVNSFYMLLLVLALLSVKKRKNLKPFTGQMDHLSFSPAITILAPAFNEERSIEESTKALLHLQYTRYEVMVLNDGSKDGTLEILKEKFALYAENLPRWSHLGKGIVRGTYKSKIFPNLTVIDKFNSGKADSLNVGIDYASKELICCVDSDSLLEQDALIAVTAPFLEDPTTIASGGTIRVINSNKLENSSVTERRFPKEFLPAIQLLEYIRAFFCGRVGWNSLNATIIISGAFGAFKKDAVVAVGGYQTDTLGEDMDLVVRLHAYHRLKKIPYQIVFLPEPVCWTEVPSDWRTLKKQRRRWSIGLAQVLWKYKGLLMNPRYGTVGLIAFPYFLFVDLLSPFIEFFAIFLIVAGVGFGYFGQYAEVLLFFISIFYGSIVTYAAAMIDDSFDENRRHFPSLTKIFMFSILENFGYRQVHALWRIEGVLKAFKKDHRWGSMKRKGLTSGG, via the coding sequence ATGGATAACATCAGTCTTTACGAATCCCTGCGCCAGATCTTCATTCAATACGGTCTTCCGGGTATTGAGTACACGGCCTATTATTTTATCGCTGTAAATAGCTTTTATATGTTGCTTCTGGTCTTGGCATTATTGTCAGTGAAAAAGCGTAAGAATTTAAAGCCTTTTACCGGGCAAATGGATCACTTAAGTTTTTCACCTGCAATTACCATTCTAGCACCCGCTTTCAATGAAGAGCGTTCCATTGAAGAATCCACGAAGGCCCTGTTACACCTTCAGTACACGCGTTATGAAGTGATGGTGCTAAATGATGGTTCTAAAGATGGAACCTTAGAAATCCTAAAGGAAAAGTTTGCGCTTTATGCAGAAAATCTGCCTCGCTGGTCTCACCTTGGAAAAGGCATCGTGCGTGGAACTTATAAATCTAAAATCTTCCCGAACCTGACAGTCATTGATAAATTCAATTCAGGTAAGGCTGATTCCTTGAACGTCGGAATTGATTACGCATCCAAAGAATTAATCTGCTGTGTAGATTCTGATTCTTTATTAGAGCAAGATGCCCTTATTGCGGTCACGGCTCCTTTCCTAGAAGATCCCACGACCATTGCTTCAGGCGGAACGATTCGAGTTATTAATAGCAATAAGCTTGAAAACTCAAGCGTCACTGAACGCCGCTTCCCTAAAGAATTCCTTCCGGCAATTCAGTTATTGGAATACATCCGCGCTTTCTTCTGCGGTCGCGTGGGCTGGAATTCTCTTAATGCCACGATCATTATTTCCGGAGCCTTTGGAGCTTTCAAAAAGGACGCTGTCGTAGCGGTGGGCGGGTATCAGACAGACACCTTAGGCGAAGACATGGATCTTGTGGTCCGCCTCCACGCTTATCACCGACTTAAAAAGATCCCTTATCAAATCGTCTTCTTACCTGAACCTGTCTGCTGGACAGAAGTTCCTAGTGACTGGCGCACCTTAAAAAAACAGCGTCGTCGTTGGTCTATCGGACTTGCCCAAGTATTATGGAAGTACAAAGGCTTACTGATGAATCCACGTTACGGCACTGTGGGCCTTATCGCATTCCCGTATTTTCTTTTTGTGGATTTATTAAGTCCCTTCATCGAGTTCTTCGCGATCTTTTTAATCGTAGCCGGCGTTGGTTTTGGTTATTTCGGTCAGTATGCGGAAGTGCTGTTATTCTTTATCAGTATCTTTTACGGAAGTATTGTGACCTATGCCGCTGCGATGATTGACGATAGCTTTGACGAAAATCGTCGTCACTTCCCATCTTTAACAAAAATATTTATGTTTTCGATTCTAGAAAACTTCGGCTATCGCCAAGTTCACGCCCTCTGGAGAATTGAGGGCGTGCTTAAAGCCTTTAAGAAAGATCACCGTTGGGGATCTATGAAGCGAAAAGGTCTTACCAGCGGCGGATGA
- a CDS encoding YaiO family outer membrane beta-barrel protein, whose amino-acid sequence MKKMVLFFSAMLMSSVSFAEGRSVLYSEWFKSQPKHVQEALTDDQVVVTTAEKAEEIVGNRHELRLDSTGYQSNVPTGDGGQLLVLYKSRVSQKWTVIAIMEGMNRYDYQDGRIGAGAIYHMDKKALRVEITEAGRNTLFPARTAEAEYVTPLTDKLVGYASFRYSDYQQADVVNYLASLAAEYYVSGKDMLYLRVFLSRDNFANAKDANSATGMIKYVRFITDDNRVWVYYANSVEHYAHSYDSGVGQLKGNTYGIGGSYKISKNWYVETNLEYQDRRNSDTKNYVVMFSIIRRW is encoded by the coding sequence ATGAAAAAAATGGTCTTATTTTTTTCGGCGATGCTGATGTCTTCAGTGTCATTCGCTGAAGGCCGTTCAGTTCTTTACTCTGAGTGGTTTAAAAGCCAACCAAAGCACGTTCAAGAGGCTTTAACTGACGATCAGGTCGTGGTGACGACTGCTGAAAAAGCTGAAGAGATCGTTGGCAACCGCCACGAACTTCGTTTGGATTCTACGGGCTACCAATCCAATGTTCCTACCGGCGACGGAGGCCAGCTTCTAGTTCTTTATAAATCCCGCGTATCCCAAAAATGGACTGTGATTGCGATCATGGAAGGCATGAATCGCTACGACTATCAAGACGGCAGAATCGGTGCTGGCGCCATTTATCATATGGATAAAAAAGCGCTGAGAGTTGAAATCACTGAGGCAGGCCGCAACACTTTATTCCCTGCGCGTACGGCCGAGGCTGAATACGTAACGCCGCTAACTGATAAGTTGGTGGGATATGCTTCATTCAGATATTCAGATTATCAACAAGCTGACGTTGTTAACTATTTGGCATCTTTAGCTGCTGAATACTATGTCAGCGGCAAAGACATGCTTTATTTACGTGTGTTTTTATCGCGCGATAATTTCGCAAATGCAAAAGATGCGAATTCAGCGACAGGAATGATCAAGTACGTTCGTTTTATCACTGACGACAACCGCGTATGGGTATATTACGCAAACAGTGTAGAGCATTATGCCCACAGCTATGATTCCGGTGTTGGCCAACTTAAAGGCAATACGTACGGAATTGGTGGTTCTTATAAGATTTCAAAAAACTGGTACGTTGAAACGAACCTTGAGTATCAGGACCGCAGAAACTCTGACACTAAAAACTACGTGGTCATGTTCTCTATCATCCGCCGCTGGTAA
- a CDS encoding endonuclease I family protein, protein MKLTKLIKSVIVLSSLFVCVVEAAQNSPVIPYYGEEFYAAINAGESDETLVYKIKAVLRSYHVKQNGKPDLIVKSCLEQKGSPCYAHTPISYGEARKFLMGKFYLHSDGAGGYTVKDVYCDVERPARDFRKQAPKPNTIPDNKVINVEHTWPQSRFARKFSDDLQKSDLHHLFPTDSQLNAIRGNNLFGEVTTDLIDLKCPASRFGVGSAGPEDVFEPPQQHKGNVARALFYFSVRYDLFITGDEEKILRKWHREDPVDDEEMRRNNEIFKVQSNRNPFIDFPELVDSISNF, encoded by the coding sequence ATGAAGCTAACCAAGCTCATTAAGTCAGTGATTGTTCTTTCAAGTTTATTTGTTTGTGTAGTGGAAGCTGCACAAAATTCTCCAGTGATTCCGTACTATGGGGAAGAATTTTATGCCGCTATAAATGCAGGCGAGAGCGATGAAACTTTGGTTTATAAAATCAAAGCTGTGCTTCGCAGTTATCACGTAAAACAAAATGGCAAACCTGACCTTATTGTAAAGTCTTGCTTAGAGCAAAAAGGCAGCCCATGTTATGCGCACACTCCAATCAGCTACGGTGAAGCTAGAAAGTTCCTGATGGGGAAATTCTATCTTCACTCTGACGGTGCCGGTGGTTACACAGTCAAAGATGTTTACTGTGATGTTGAAAGACCGGCGCGCGATTTCCGTAAACAAGCTCCTAAGCCAAATACCATTCCTGACAATAAAGTGATCAACGTAGAGCACACATGGCCACAAAGCCGTTTTGCTCGTAAGTTTTCTGATGATCTGCAAAAATCTGATCTTCACCACTTATTCCCAACTGATTCTCAGTTGAATGCGATCCGCGGGAACAATCTTTTCGGCGAAGTGACTACTGACCTTATTGATTTAAAATGCCCAGCTTCGCGCTTCGGTGTTGGTTCTGCCGGCCCCGAGGACGTGTTTGAGCCACCTCAACAGCATAAAGGCAACGTGGCTCGCGCTTTGTTCTATTTCTCAGTTCGTTATGACCTTTTCATCACTGGTGATGAAGAGAAGATCTTGCGCAAATGGCACCGTGAAGACCCGGTAGATGATGAAGAAATGCGCAGAAATAACGAGATCTTTAAGGTGCAGAGCAACAGAAACCCTTTTATCGACTTCCCTGAGCTCGTCGACAGCATCTCTAACTTCTAA